From the Brassica napus cultivar Da-Ae chromosome A8, Da-Ae, whole genome shotgun sequence genome, one window contains:
- the LOC125577189 gene encoding small polypeptide DEVIL 9-like, producing MSEKWKLSKKDASSASCSSSSSSKSKFSRSFSTSASSTKAPALVRSSSTKCSVPSSSSSISRSTSKKEKGSSSSITQKYSSIAKEQKGRFYIMRRCVAMLVCWHKHDS from the coding sequence ATGAGCGAGAAGTGGAAGCTGTCGAAAAAGGATGCATCATCTGCTTCCTGCTCATCTTCTAGTTCCTCTAAATCCAAGTTCTCTAGAAGCTTCTCAACGAGTGCTTCCTCAACAAAGGCTCCCGCATTAGTACGGAGCTCATCCACCAAATGTTCAGtgccatcttcttcctcttccatcTCAAGAAGCACCTCGAAGAAAGAGAAAGGATCATCATCTTCCATTACCCAAAAGTACAGTAGCATAGCCAAAGAACAGAAGGGAAGGTTTTACATCATGAGAAGGTGTGTGGCTATGCTTGTTTGCTGGCATAAACATGAT